A segment of the Malaclemys terrapin pileata isolate rMalTer1 chromosome 1, rMalTer1.hap1, whole genome shotgun sequence genome:
aattgaataaggaaaagttatttgctCCTTCACATAACATGTCAACTAGGGGTCAtccaactgaaattaataggcatcatatttaaagcaaatgaaagaaagtatttcttcagtcAAGCTGTGAAACTCTTTtcaaggggatgttgtgaaggccaaaactataacagggttccaagaagaaccaaaaaagaactagataaattaacggaggataggtccaccaatgactattagccaggatgggcagggatggtgtccctagcctatgtttgtaagaagctggaaatgggtgacagggtatggctcacttgatgattacctgtctgttcattccctctggatactgggatagatggaccttggtctgatccactatggccattcttatgttcttacaagttcacagaggataggtccatcaatggctattagccaggatgggcagggatgcaacaccatgttcTGCATTTCACTagactttgtttgccagaagctgggaaaaggaaaatgggatggatcacttgatgattacctgctctgttcattccctctgaagcacatggcattggcccctgttggaagataggatactgaagTAATTAGACCATAGGTCTTACTCGGTATGgtcattctgatgttcttatatagAACCTATATttatctgcccccttcccctgctgtaaTCCACTAGACCCATCTCCACTCTCAGAGCTGAGATAGAACCAGGAATATACATTAAATTTGTAAACTTAACCAGTGCCTCTTAAGTGACTTGctacaagatgtcagaacatgttaataatagagctgagtgggtctaatatttgtttttgttctttcttttataGAGGAATTAGacacagtgctcctgtcagctaattgctaAATTATCTGGCAGAAAACCTAATGTTTTCAAGATTGGCACTAGCTCCTCtaatcacagttaaagttgcccgccgaccaaaatctgaaatgctgCTCCTGCAGTGGGCGGGGCTGGTGAAAAGGATCCAGGGAGTAAAGGGGATGGGAGTAAAGGAGAGAACAACAGGGACGCAGCCTTgcgggaggagggcagggggtggggcctaggagttccagttaccagcaattagtTAATGAATAGAACACAGACCGATTCCCCAGTTTATCACACAGACACAGCATACTAAGCCAGGAAAGGATTTAATATCTCTTTGACTGTCCAGTCAGTGATGCAGGAGAGAGGGCCCAGCACCATCACCAGTCAGCTCTGCACAGAGTTCTGTCTGAGAGCCAGAGCAACAGGGGAAAACTTTAGGTTCCTTTATGAGTAACCAGCTGGAGCAGCCATTTCCAGATCTGTTTTGTCCTTATCCCATAGATGATTGGGTTTAGCATGGGAGGCACCAGGAGGTACACATTGGCCATGAGAACATGAAACCATAGGGCCACATTGTGACCAAAACGGTATGTGAGGGAGGAGAAGATAACTGGTATGTAAAAGGTTAAgatggcacagaggtgggagacacaggtcccaaaagtcttgagccgggcgtcctttgtggggaggctgaagatggccctAAGGATCAGAATATAGGACACAGTGATGAAAAACACATCCAGACCAGGCACACAGAATGCCACAAAGAGACCATAGTAGACACTAACAGGTGTTTCGGtgcaggccagcttcaccacagcCATGTGCTCACAGTACGTATGCGGGATGATGTTGGTCCTGCAATATGGCCAACGCCTTGTCAGGAAGGGATAAGGCAGTACCAGCATGGCACCACGCAGCACTATGGCCAGTCCAATCTTGAACACCATGCGGTTTGTCATGGTGGTGAAATGTCTAAGGGGATcacagatggccacatagcgatcCACTGCCATGGCAACAAAGATCCCTGACTCCATCACTGAAGTGCAGCGAAGGAAGTACATCTGGgcgaggcaggcactgaaattgatctccctggaattgaaccagaagatgctcagcattttgggcagtGTGGACGTGGACAGGACCAGGTCGGTgacggccagcatgcagaggaaatagtacatgggcacATGGAGGCTCGGCTTCCTCTTCACAATGAagaggatggtgaagttccccaagatggctatgGCGTACATAgcacagaaggggatggagatccagacatgggcagcctccaggccaggaattcCCAGTAGGATGAAGGTGCAGGGGTTGCTGAACTTggttgtgttggaatctgacatgagAGCCCAAGGTCTAGGGTGATGGTTGCAAAATGAATGCCTGGATGGAGAGACAGCATTAATGTTGGCAGTTATCTCTTGGATTCATTGAGTCTGTCCGGTAAAGTGCGAACAGAGAAACACAAGGAAGCCCTGAAACCACAAGTTTGCAGGTGTTAAACAGCTAAATGCTCGAGTCTGTCTGGTAGGAGTTGACAGACACAAACACGGGAAGTCCCATGACACAAGCACTCAGAAACCTGCAAAATCTACCAGACTCAAATACTCAATGCAACTCCTTATATGAGAACAAAAGGTCATGACAGAGGTAAACAAAAATGGGGCGAAGAATTTAGCTGCATACTTAAGGAATAGCTAATGGGCCAGTACCAAACCAGAACTGCCCACCTAGGTAGTGAGGAGGGCTAATGCTTACAATAAAGAGGAAATGCAAACACACCTCGGGGCTGACCGCTCAGGGTTAGGGAGGAGAGGGACGGGCGGTACAGCTTACAAGCTTTCAGGCACCTCTAATGCAATAAACAATTACCATAGACTGAATGGTCCTGCCTCTGGAATCGATCCTTCCCCCTCTATCAAATTCCACCCCCGACAGTTAATATGAGATACTAAATACACTACTGGAGGCTGTTCTCATGGGTGAAGAGATTGGTCCTTGATTTTTCATTACAGAGAGATGAGTTATGAACTACTGACCCTAATAATGCTAATTCCATATTTGATAGCGCTCCATGCATCAATAATTCCTACACGTTCTGGTGTGGAAAAGCTTAATTGGCACCAGCAGGAAACACAGGTGTGATACTGGTTATCTCTCCCTTCTCAGTAGTGGGCAAAACAAAGACAATGATTGGTTTCCTAAAGAATGGGATGGAGATGGA
Coding sequences within it:
- the LOC128835993 gene encoding olfactory receptor 52R1-like, with product MSDSNTTKFSNPCTFILLGIPGLEAAHVWISIPFCAMYAIAILGNFTILFIVKRKPSLHVPMYYFLCMLAVTDLVLSTSTLPKMLSIFWFNSREINFSACLAQMYFLRCTSVMESGIFVAMAVDRYVAICDPLRHFTTMTNRMVFKIGLAIVLRGAMLVLPYPFLTRRWPYCRTNIIPHTYCEHMAVVKLACTETPVSVYYGLFVAFCVPGLDVFFITVSYILILRAIFSLPTKDARLKTFGTCVSHLCAILTFYIPVIFSSLTYRFGHNVALWFHVLMANVYLLVPPMLNPIIYGIRTKQIWKWLLQLVTHKGT